From the genome of Podarcis muralis chromosome 3, rPodMur119.hap1.1, whole genome shotgun sequence:
CACATTTTCTTGGCAAATTATCTGCACCACTAATTCCCCACTGTGACCCCTTATcacttcatttgctatccctttATTGACCCATCCATTTCCTTCATATATGGGCATGTCCATAGATTGACAGAGAAAAAAAAGTTTACATTTTGAGTAAAAGATGCAAAGTATGCAAAAAACATTAAtactgatgcaaaaaaaaaaaaaaaaagaggaggaggaggaggaacgagGCAGAGGGAGGCGTTTAGTCTCTCCTCTGCCGGTTGGAATGGTGGTAACAGAATGATCTGAGATGGGATCTGTGGGTAGagacaaaaaagagaaagacatCTTTTAAATCAATCCCTGGTTGTAGACAAGTTCTCCAGAACCAGTACCTGGCACCactccaaacaaacaaacgggGGGGAAGAAAAGTTCAATCATCTCAAAATTGCCaaattttcctctctctctctctctctttttttactctGCCGACTCAGCTGGTGGAGCTTCTGGACTAGACTCGGACGGGGCTTCCTGTGTAGgagctgccgccgctgccgccggcTCCTCTGCTTTGGGCGCCTCTTGCTCAGTTGAGCTGGCTTCGGGGGCAACGCTGGGGGCAGCTGGcgcctcttcctgcttctcctCGGGCTTCTGCTCTTCGGCAGGCTTGGCCTCCTCCCCAGCAGGCTTCTCGGGCGCAGTCTCTTCCGATTTGGCCTCCTGAGAGCCCCCGGCCTCCTCTTTGGCCTCCTCTGTGCTGCCGGTGGCGGCGGTGGCAGCGGAAGGAGACGCCTCCTGGGCGGCCGCTTTGCTCTCCTCCTCGTTGCTGGTGGGCTCCGGGGTGGCGGCCGCCCCTTCCTCTTTGCCCCCTTCTCCCGCAGCGCCCGCCCCTTCGTTCTCGGCTCCTTCCCCAGActcctttttgttctttttaaaggaGAAGCCGCTTAGCTTAAAGGACTTTTTGAAGGAAAAgcgcttctttttttttttaggggtctCGTTGCTGGACGAAGGGGTGGCTGCCTCCTCGGCCTTGGAGGAGGACTCCCCTTCGACGGGAGAGGCCGGCTCCGTGCTCTCGGCCTCGGCCGCCTCCTTCTCCGAGGCAGCCTCCGAAGGGCTCTGCTCCTCCTTCACAGAGTCATCGGCCGGAGCACTGCCGTTCGCCTGGACCTCCTCCTTGCCCGCCTCGGCGGCTGCTGGCGAGGCATCGCCATTCACCTTCACGTGGCCGTTCTCCTGGAAGAGATGAACTCAGCGTTATTCGAGGAGAAGGGGGAGCGAGAGGAAGACTTCAAGCACAGGTGGACACAGGACTATACAAACCCTGTTTGTGCCATTGAGGCACTTTCAAAGGGATATGAATCTAGTCAAAGGAACCTAGCATTGCACAAATCAGCTTGTGTGACAGAACTCCCTGGGCCAGCCACGGCAGCACGTTGCCAGCGACTTTCCCGCTGCTTTTCCCGAGGAGCGCGCGTGACGCAATGGCcgggctctggagaggggaggCGACGCCATTCAGACGCAAGCCCCTCCTCCCCGCGCCCTTTTCACTCCGGCTCGTCCCTTCAGGGCTCCCCCCACCCAGCTATTTGGGCGCGGCGTCAAGTCAGCGTCGTTTGGAAACACGCCGCGTGGCCGCCGTCCACGCTGCTTCTTCCCTTCTGCGATTTatttaacactccccccccccccgcgcgagCATcacccatcatcaccaccaccaccttttctcAACACACCCTGCGAGAATCGAACGAGGCCAAGGCA
Proteins encoded in this window:
- the MARCKS gene encoding myristoylated alanine-rich C-kinase substrate, whose amino-acid sequence is MGAQFSKNAAKGEAAAEKPGEAVPASPSKANGQENGHVKVNGDASPAAAEAGKEEVQANGSAPADDSVKEEQSPSEAASEKEAAEAESTEPASPVEGESSSKAEEAATPSSSNETPKKKKKRFSFKKSFKLSGFSFKKNKKESGEGAENEGAGAAGEGGKEEGAAATPEPTSNEEESKAAAQEASPSAATAATGSTEEAKEEAGGSQEAKSEETAPEKPAGEEAKPAEEQKPEEKQEEAPAAPSVAPEASSTEQEAPKAEEPAAAAAAPTQEAPSESSPEAPPAESAE